The segment GGGATCAGCACCAGGTCCTCCCCGCCCTTTTCCTTGAACAGCTCCCGGTACTCGATACCGATTTCGTGAGTGGTTTCAAGGCAGTCGGATACAAACGAGGGAGTCAAGACCGCGACCCGCTTTACGCCTTTACCTGCCAGTTCCTCCAGGAACTCATCAAGATAAGGTTGAATCCAGGGGTCCCGCCCGAAGCGGGACTGAAACGCCACGGAGTAGAAGTCTGAATCCCAGCCAAGTTCCCCCGCGATGGAACGGGTGGTTTGCATGCATTGGGCCCGGTAGCAATACCTGTTCTTGCTGGTGATCTCATCGCAGCAACTGCCAAACTGACAATAATCCGCCTTGTCAGCTTTCTTGATGTTTTTTTCCGGCAGACCGTGATAACTGAAAATTACGTGATCCACCTTCTTGCGCGGATGATTCTGACGCAGATGTTTGTCAATCAACTGAGTCCATGCTCTGATGAAGGCCGGCTCCCCGAACATATCTTTAATGACAGTCATACGAGGGCGCTTTTTCCAGCGCTCCGCCGCCTTGGTCACGCCGTGGAGCACCGATTCGGTGGTGGCTGTCGAGTATTGGGGAAACAACGGGAAAACCAGGATATCGGTAATGCCCAATTGCTCGATTTCGGCCATGGTGTCAGCGATCATCGGCTCACTGTAACCCATCCCGACAAACACCCGCATACGACTACGGGTCGGATCCATGGCGTCCTGCAAGCGGATTTTCAGCTGGTCGGTATACACTTTCAGTGGTGATCCGCCTTCCAGCCAGATGGTTTCATAGTCCCTGGCGGTTTTAGGCGCTCTGAACGGCAGGATGATAAAGTTTCTCAGGGCCCAGCGCGCCCAGGCAGGAATATCGAACACGTAAGGGTCGGAGAAAAAGTGTCGGTAAAATTCCCGTAAACCTTTCGCCGTGGGTGCGGCGGGTGTACCCAGATTCAGTAGTAAGATGGCGCGCATGTCTGATCGCTTTCGTTGTTTGTTGACTGCGTGAGTTACGTGAGCCAGTCAGGCCCGGTTCACTTTACTTTACGGATCGATGGTCGTTTTACTGGCGGTATCCACCTGTTTTACAAACCAGGCCATAAAACGAGCCATCCGCTCCAGACCCGGTGTCGAAACCACTTCGTATACCTCACCGCTGGTATGATACAGCGGCGGCGCCTGCATGGTGGTAACTAGAGGAACTCCCGCACTGCGGTACCCTCCGCCCTCACCACTGGCCATGGTGGAATTACCGGATACAAAATTTGTGCCGTAGCGCTGGACGCCGCGGTCGAACAATTGTTGCAGGAAAGGCGACTGGTTGGTGATTCCGGCAACGATTGGAGCTTCGCCGGAATCGGCAATGTATTCCCGGTAACCATCCTCGAACTGACTGCGGGCCGGTGAAAAATTACGTTGCGCAACATGCTCCAGGTTGAAAATCAGGACACTGTTGTCAAACAGATCGGGGTTCAGGGAGACCGCCGCACGAGGACCATTCAGGCCACGGGTATGATGCCCTGCGCTGGCAACCAGCACCAGCGTCCTTTGCAGCTGAATTTCCGGGCGGGAGAAATGTCTGGCCAGTGCCACCAGCACGGCCAGCCCGTCACCATTGTCTCCGGCGCCATCATACCAGGCATCGATATGTGCATTCAGAACAATGGTTTCATCACTTGCCCCGGGGATGACCGCGACCACGTTTTCTCCGCTCAGATCGCGATGGACCTTAGCCTCGAGGGACAAACGCATTTGCAGCTGATCCAGGGTTCCCGCCAGCGCGGCAGCGTTCATAACCCGACTCAGAAAGTGGCCATCCCGCCCACCAATATTAAAACAGGGTCCGCCGCAATCGGACATATCACGGGCCATTTCATTACCGGGCTGGTCGATTATGTTGACCACGGCGACAGCGCCCCGGGACATGATGTCATTGGCCTGGGGCACAAACCTGGCCCGTTCGAAGACCAGATGGGCCTGGGGAGTAACACGCTGAATAGCGATCCTGCCACGCACGTCCACATTCACGAGTTCCGCCGGACTGCCCGTGCCGACGTAGACCACGGGTGCGATAAGACTGCCGCCAGAGATTGCGGAGGGAGCCAGCGCCACGGCCGTGGTGAGAACAACATCGGCGCTCCCGGCGCCAAACCGGTCATCACCCAGCAGAGTGACTTCCCAGCTGACCGGCAGCCACAGCTCCGCACCGGGATCCTGCTGAAATTGCTGCACCCGGATCTCTTCAATCCCGGCCTGACGGAACTGGTCCGTTACCCAGTCTATGGTTGCATTCGCAGACGGGAATCCGCTCACTCTCCCCCACATCTGTGCACCACCCAGCTCCTGTGAGAGCCTGCTCTGCACGGAAAAATCGACAATCTGGCGCAGATCCTGACTGATCCGCTCGCCAGCAAGTTCGGCATAACCCGACTCGCCGGCAGGAACCACTGCCGGTGCGGGCCCGCGGTTGCCGATTATTGCGGGGCTGACATGGGGCTGCAGCACCGGCGGCGGAGCCAGCCCGAACCAGGGACCATTATCAACACTCTGAGAAAAAGCGCCCTGGGGCCAGGCAGACACTGTCGCCAGCACTGCCAGCAACACCAACCCTGCCCGCCCGACCTTATCGGAACCGTGGTCAGTTCCTGGTGAATCCTGCCGCATACCTGATCCCCCGTTCTAGTAGCGCCGTTCCGTGATGACAACCCGTCCATCAAGGCTGCCTGGCAGTATCACTCCGTTGAGTCTTTTTTCTGACCGGTTCAGCTGCGTTTTCATGGGCTTACTCCAGTGAATGATGATTGAAATCGGCCGGCGCACCGGGCGTCGCCAATAACCACGAAGTTTAAAGGGATTCTCGACATCGATAAAGCCGTAAATTTTCCCCCGATGCGACCCGAACCGGAAACAGGCTGCCGCATCCGGCGCACCCATTTCTAATCCGTTGTTTCTTATTGCCTTTTAAGGTCGTTTCAAATATCAGTAACTGAAACTTTCAGCACTGATCTGCTTCAGGACGACAATGACTTTAAAAACTGGCTTGCCAGAGGGAGCCAGGTTTTCCATTACTAGTAACAGAATCCTTGATTTCAGTCCCTTCCACGTAAAAGGCTTTCAGTCCGGTGGGAAATGGTTAATATGGGCCTGCTTACTGGATCTTCCACATGGTCGACCTGACCGGGCGAATTCGGGGCATTTTCAATTCCACGTCCCCGGCAAGGTTTATCGGTTCCTCCTGAGGACTGTTGCCAGTGGTTTTTTTCAGCTCTTTGGCAACAGAAGATCCTGACATTCATCAGCATACGCAGCACGAGGGTAATTACTGTGAAGAAATCAATCGTTGGCCTGATTGGCATTGCCATGACGGTGACCGCGTCATTTGCCGGCGCCGCCGAGCGCGTCGGTGACTTTGCCCTGATCGACCATCAGGGAACTTTCCATCACATGGCCTGGTACGACGACCAGGCGGCGGTTGTCCTGATGGTGCAGGCGAACGGAGCGGCCGAAGTCGCGGCCAATCTGCCCACCCTGCTGGAACTGCAGAGTCAATACCAGGATCAAGGTGTCCTGTTCATGCTACTCAACCCGGGCCTGCAATCCGATCGAGACAGCATAAAGAACGAACTTGACGGGCTTGGTGCCGACCTGCCGGTTCTCATGGATGATGCCCAACTGGTTGCCGAGACTCTGGGCGCAAGCCGCATCGGAGAGGCATTAATCTACGACCCGAAGACTTTTGAGGTTGTCTACCGAGGTCCGGTGCAGGAGCACCTGGGCGCGGCACTGCAACAGCACCTGGCAGGCGCCGAAGTGCAGATTGAAGCCCAGGCCGGCGGCAGCC is part of the Gammaproteobacteria bacterium genome and harbors:
- the hemH gene encoding ferrochelatase, with the protein product MRAILLLNLGTPAAPTAKGLREFYRHFFSDPYVFDIPAWARWALRNFIILPFRAPKTARDYETIWLEGGSPLKVYTDQLKIRLQDAMDPTRSRMRVFVGMGYSEPMIADTMAEIEQLGITDILVFPLFPQYSTATTESVLHGVTKAAERWKKRPRMTVIKDMFGEPAFIRAWTQLIDKHLRQNHPRKKVDHVIFSYHGLPEKNIKKADKADYCQFGSCCDEITSKNRYCYRAQCMQTTRSIAGELGWDSDFYSVAFQSRFGRDPWIQPYLDEFLEELAGKGVKRVAVLTPSFVSDCLETTHEIGIEYRELFKEKGGEDLVLIPNLNNEEFWFSAVAEIVERHLSRSVFLSSV
- a CDS encoding M28 family peptidase; protein product: MRQDSPGTDHGSDKVGRAGLVLLAVLATVSAWPQGAFSQSVDNGPWFGLAPPPVLQPHVSPAIIGNRGPAPAVVPAGESGYAELAGERISQDLRQIVDFSVQSRLSQELGGAQMWGRVSGFPSANATIDWVTDQFRQAGIEEIRVQQFQQDPGAELWLPVSWEVTLLGDDRFGAGSADVVLTTAVALAPSAISGGSLIAPVVYVGTGSPAELVNVDVRGRIAIQRVTPQAHLVFERARFVPQANDIMSRGAVAVVNIIDQPGNEMARDMSDCGGPCFNIGGRDGHFLSRVMNAAALAGTLDQLQMRLSLEAKVHRDLSGENVVAVIPGASDETIVLNAHIDAWYDGAGDNGDGLAVLVALARHFSRPEIQLQRTLVLVASAGHHTRGLNGPRAAVSLNPDLFDNSVLIFNLEHVAQRNFSPARSQFEDGYREYIADSGEAPIVAGITNQSPFLQQLFDRGVQRYGTNFVSGNSTMASGEGGGYRSAGVPLVTTMQAPPLYHTSGEVYEVVSTPGLERMARFMAWFVKQVDTASKTTIDP